GTTACCTAAAGGATAGGCTCAAGAGAGGTAGTTTGCCGAAACCTCTCCTACTCCGTTCAGGCGCAAACCATATAAAATCAAAGAATCAATTTTATTCGGCGTCTAGGCTTCCCATAGCTCAGGGGTAATGAAAATCAGGGTTTTTGAGACCCTGGAAGTCGATTCGCGTCAGGAGTACCAAACTGTAGTCATACCGATATTTGACGTTCGGATTTATTGGAACCGGAGCGATGCCCGGAGTTTGAAACAGGAAGACTACTGCCCATCGCTCAGTACTAAGCAAACGTTGCTCTCTACGTGACTTGGGAAAGTCATAGTCATTAGCAACCCTGGCATCGATGAAATGTGCTTCGCGAATAGAATAACCACCGTGGGATCCATCCGCGCTCACGTACATAGCCTACCGGCAGAAAAAGACTCGGAGCGGTACTATACCGAAAGAGTGTGCTTTTCGTGTGTTCGTCGTAGCACTCTACGTCTCCTCCGGGCGGAACGCTCTTTAGTAGAAATAGCATCGCATCgcgtcgtcgctgtcacGCAAAAACCTATCGTAGTGACCTCCACAGAGACATCCCCTTGTTGAGCAAGAAACAGCAAGAACAGGCAAGTGTGGAAAGTGCGGGACCAAAAGAATTCTTTGGCAAGTCTGGCTCTTTGACAGACAACCGGTTGATTGTAACACATAACGAAACGAAGCAGGAGACTATCGCGAAGATCCAATCTGGGAAACCAGCTGCTTTAGCACATTGAGTCTGGCGACAGGAAGATTCAGTTTGAAAAGAGTTTCGAGCGAACGCCTTGCGAGGTCAGAAGACCCTTGACGACGTTTCGGGGAAAAGcgacatcaacaaaagctatatCGCGTGCACCACTGCCATCATTCAACGATTAATGCCCAACAGCCCTCCTGCTTCCATGGAACAGGCACCCCCTCCCCCTCTGGAAAAGGGAGTCACGCCGCAGACGCCCCAGCTATACATGACCCCGCAATGGGCGAAACGACGGGATGGACTGTGCCCGAGCCTTTTAAACATGGATAGCAAGATGGATTCTTCCAGATCAAACCCTGGCGGACACAACAAACCCTATCAAACCAATTCCAATTTACTACTGCAGTGTAAGGAAGAAGCAACCCAGCTACAATCGCTAGTGGAGACCGTCTCTTCAGCGATAAAAAAAATAGTGTCAACCAAGGCGGGCTCAGAAATAACTTCCGTACGCTTGGTTCCCCAGGGCATTACGTGGAAACTGGTGCTTACGAATAAGGACGCCGAGCAAAGCTACAAACTACGAGTGAATGTGGCAGCCAATGAGAGAGACGGTCTTATACACTATTACATTGATACAATATTGTCTCCGAAAAAAGTGGATTCAAATTCGTTGGCGGCGACTCCCAAGGGATACGCCGAAGCCAAGAGCGCCTTTGACGCTTTGAACCTCGTCGTCCGCAAGGCAGTAGTAGGTCTAGAGTTCCCAGAATTTCCTGAAGGATGCAAGGGGCAGCAGTTTCGGGAAGTGTATCAGCTAAATGCGAGGGTAGGTCGAGTAATGCCGTTAACCGATCGGTAGAGAAGTAGCCTGGTGAAACGGAGTCTCACATTGTTTTCTTTACTTTAGCTCAAATCTGGATCGTTTGCAACAGTATGTCGCGGTACCCATCGAGCAACTGGGCGCAAAGTTGCCATCAAATGCGTTCTACGAAAAGACCTGCCACCGGCCGACGACGCTGCCATTTACGATGAAGTGGCAATTCTTGCATCTTTGAACCACCCGCATATTGTGCCCCTAATTGACTTTTTTGATGAAAAGGATTGTTACTTCATTGTCATGGAGCTCATGAGTGGTGGTGATCTCTTCGACCGCATCGGAACCAAAAAAGCATACTCCGAAGCGGATGCTCGAGATCTAATCGTCAAGATGCTCAAGGCCGTGTCATACTGTCATGCTCGCAAAATTGCGCATTGTGATATGAAGCCCAAGAACCTTCTACTTATGTCGGATGACAACGATTCCTTCATCAAACTCGCTGACTTTGGATTCGCCGCTCGCGTTCATGAACCAAAATGTCTTTCGAAGCAATGCGGGACGCCGTTTTTCGTATCACCAGAAATTTTAATGAGAAAAGGATACGATCAGCAGTCGGACATGTGGAGCGTGGGATGTATTGTGTACCTTTTATTGTCAGGAAATCTTCCGTTCATGGGCCGAACCCAAAAAGAACTATTTCGAAAGATAGTATCCGGCAAGTATGAATTCGTCAGTGATGATTGGAAGGACGTTTCCGATGACGCCAAGGATCTcgtccaaaagcttttgGTATCGAATCCGGATAGTCGAATTACCGCGAACGAGGCTGTCCGGCACAAATGGCTAAAGGCTTCCAGGGATCGTCTCGGACTTATTATGCTGCAAGGCACTTCGCAGCGCCTCAAGACTTTCAATGCTCGTATGAAGTTACGTTCAGCTATGATTGCAGTGGATTGGATCAGCAGTTTGAAACGAATGTCATGGATGTCGTCTCGAAATCTGGAGGAAGTCCCAGCTTCCGAAAATGGCTCGTCCGCCTATAAACCAAACCCTATGCTCATGGCCCGAATGCAAAAAGCAAGAGAGGAGAGGGAGGCACGAGAAAGAGCAGttgctgccgctgccgcgGCTAGAAACTCACCCTCTCCCAAACCTTCTGATCTTCACTCTACTACTAGAAGGATGAAGTCGGATGAACAGAAGGCAACACAAGGGATGAAAAGCTTATCTTTTAAGTAGTCGATCCCAAGCCACCTctggtataatttgtgtcGGGATGGGGGAGTTACTTGTTGTGTGGTGCGGTGATTGCAGAGTTTTTCCGAGAGGATGGACATTTTACCTAATCTTAAGAGCATACCATTTAAAAATTCTGTTCTAGCCTACTCGTTCGCAACTGCTGCCAGCAACGGACCCATTGCATGACCCCTTGTCAACTTTTCGATGTACGCGAATGCATACAAATTTCTCAAAAGATTAGTTTAGATTTCTCTGGAAGATATACTAGTAGCAGGAAACAAGGCGTCCTCTactccttttccttcttctttttcttgtcctttttcttcttcttgtctttcttatccttctttttctggggagcatcgtcatcatcctcgGATTTTGGCGAGGATGGTCGTTTCTTCTCCGATTCGTCGACTTCCATTTTATCTCCGTTGCTGGAGGCGACGGATGCGGATCCCGGCGTGGTCGGTTCACCGTTACCATCCAATACGGGCGGTTTGGATTTCGAATAATCCTTGTAGGAATCCAAAAAGTTCGACGGCGTCTTTTCGTTGGGTTTGCCGTGCTTGTCCAGTTTGCCTTCCTTGATCATACTCTTCTTCCGTTGCGCCATGGGCCCGAGACCCCATCGACGCGGGTACACATCGCGTTCCATAATGACCCGCTTAATCTTGGCCACGACTCCGTGGTCCACTGTGGCCATGACGGCCGTCGTCATTTGCGCCAAAGCCACGGCAATAGCCTCGCCCTTGGTCGTCATGAGTACCACCTCCTGATTGAGTTCGATATCGTCGGCAAAGCGCAGCAAACCGGGTATCATCAACTTGGCACCGTAGCAGATTGCGTTGACGGCACTATCTTTCACAACGATACGCTTGTAGTTGGTCAAGAGAGTCTCGAGCGGCATGACCACCCGGCGCAAATAGGTTTCGTCCTTAGTGGTGTCGTACACGTGCTGTGCGTCCATAACGTCGTGCAGCGTGACGAGATTGTCTTCTTCCCCGAGCACACCGGATTTAACGCGACGCAGTTCCTGCATGTGACCACCGGTACCGACCAAGAGTCCCGCGTGCACGCAGAGGGTACGAATGTACGTTCCGGCCTCACACTTGACCCAAAAGACACCTAGGTTTCGTTCGCCGTCGAACTCGAGGAGCTTGGAATCGTAAATGGTTCGAATGCGCAATTGTCGTTTGACGGCCGAAATAAGGGGCGGTCGTTGAAATAGCGCGCCGGTGAGTGTGGTTTCAATCGCTCGCGTGAGCTGCTTGGGATCGTCCAAGGCAGCGTGCAGACGCACAACGCCGATATACTCTTTACCGGCACTCTGCTGTGCCTTGACGAGTCGGGTGGCGCGATCTATACACACAATGAGACAACCGGTAACTTTGGGGTCCAGCGTGCCGGAATGTCCCGTTTTCTCGACTCGCAGAATGCGTTTAATCCAGGACACAACTTCGTGCGAGGACGGATTGGCGGGTTTGTCGAGATTGATGACTCCGTACTGCAAGTGCTGTTCGAGGGTGCGGGCGAGCGGACTACTGCCGGTCGGTAGCGGGGTGTAGTGCGCGGTGCGCACGTGGAGTTCGTGATAGTTCTTCAGCAGTAACGGCCACTTACTCGTATCGAGCTTGGGCGTGTGCGACGAAGGCGTAATCATCGGACCCGCCGACGTTTCCGCCACGGCCGAGCCGTCGTCGGCCTTGCGCTTTTTGGCGGCTGCGCAGTCACGAGATCGACCAAGCaatgtgtatgtgtgtgtgtgtgagtaTGTGGGAATAAAGTGCTCCGCCAAAGCGTTCGACACAACCGCAAGCAAAAGACACAGTGTCACGAAACAGACACGCGAGTCGCCCTGACTGGATGGAGTGTCGCTCGCAAGTACTCACATTTTGTAGCCGACGGCATGATTCTGGAAACAAGTTTTGCTTTGTGCAACTCTTGGCGTCAACGGATCTCCGACAATCCTAGATGTATCCGGTTTCTTTGGAAGCAGAGAGGTAGAAACGTTCGTTACGGGCTGTTAGTGGTGGGAgggtgtgtatatatatatacctacctacctacctacctgtCTTCGGTTCGCCTTGCCGTACTTGGGGTGTTTGGTTCGTTGTGTCGTCGGTGGCCCCAGAGACGCGTAGAAAAGGCTGTATGGTCCAGGAACGTCGGTGCGAATCCCGTGTTTAGTTCGGAAACCGCTGGTGTCTCGGTTCACTCTTGGCCCGGCATCGAAAATCCTGTGGTGGAGAATGTTCGCGCCATTTCTCGTAATATACCCGGATATATACCGCAACCGTAGATGAGGTCACTGTTTTTTTCTGTGAAGGTAACCTCTTGGTTTACCAATATTGATGTCAccaaatattgcggaatTGGGTACCCCAGTTCCCCACACTCCGTAATTGAAAGTTGATGTTTTATTTATTTGTGCTTAGGAAACCCGGACATTCCTGGTCGCCTCTTTGATCCAGACGCGGTAGCTTCAGCAATTCCGGGTGCGCCACGTCCGCCAAAAGCTTCTCCCGGAATTTCGGTCCTTACGTCATCCGTTCCGCAGAAAAAGCGACCTCTCAATCGCACCGGCTTTCCAGTAGGGGGGGCACTGTCTGAAATCGCACTACTTTTTAG
The sequence above is a segment of the Phaeodactylum tricornutum CCAP 1055/1 chromosome 10, whole genome shotgun sequence genome. Coding sequences within it:
- a CDS encoding predicted protein, with amino-acid sequence LKSGSFATVCRGTHRATGRKVAIKCVLRKDLPPADDAAIYDEVAILASLNHPHIVPLIDFFDEKDCYFIVMELMSGGDLFDRIGTKKAYSEADARDLIVKMLKAVSYCHARKIAHCDMKPKNLLLMSDDNDSFIKLADFGFAARVHEPKCLSKQCGTPFFVSPEILMRKGYDQQSDMWSVGCIVYLLLSGNLPFMGRTQKELFRKIVSGKYEFVSDDWKDVSDDAKDLVQKLLVSNPDSRITANEAVRHKWLKASRDRLGLIMLQGTSQRLKTFNARMKLRSAMIAVDWISSL
- a CDS encoding predicted protein, giving the protein MPSATKSAKKRKADDGSAVAETSAGPMITPSSHTPKLDTSKWPLLLKNYHELHVRTAHYTPLPTGSSPLARTLEQHLQYGVINLDKPANPSSHEVVSWIKRILRVEKTGHSGTLDPKVTGCLIVCIDRATRLVKAQQSAGKEYIGVVRLHAALDDPKQLTRAIETTLTGALFQRPPLISAVKRQLRIRTIYDSKLLEFDGERNLGVFWVKCEAGTYIRTLCVHAGLLVGTGGHMQELRRVKSGVLGEEDNLVTLHDVMDAQHVYDTTKDETYLRRVVMPLETLLTNYKRIVVKDSAVNAICYGAKLMIPGLLRFADDIELNQEVVLMTTKGEAIAVALAQMTTAVMATVDHGVVAKIKRVIMERDVYPRRWGLGPMAQRKKSMIKEGKLDKHGKPNEKTPSNFLDSYKDYSKSKPPVLDGNGEPTTPGSASVASSNGDKMEVDESEKKRPSSPKSEDDDDAPQKKKDKKDKKKKKDKKKKKEKE